Proteins encoded in a region of the Planctomycetia bacterium genome:
- the ilvN gene encoding acetolactate synthase small subunit: MRHVLSATVQNVPGVLAHVSGMLASRGYNIDSLAVGETEDRRFSRMTFVLRGDDRVLDQVRRQLEKIVTVVRVEDISSRNYVERDLMLIKVAATAGPTRTEVKELAEIFRGRIVDVAADCVIVEISGTEKKLEGFIELMRPRGILELVRTGRIAMVRGSPLTREVTEAADGGRPADAAPAGESLA, from the coding sequence ATGCGCCACGTTCTCTCCGCCACGGTCCAGAACGTCCCCGGCGTGCTGGCCCACGTCTCGGGAATGCTCGCTTCCCGGGGCTACAACATCGACAGTCTCGCCGTCGGCGAAACCGAGGACCGGCGGTTTTCGCGGATGACGTTCGTGCTCCGCGGAGACGACCGCGTTCTCGACCAGGTCCGCCGCCAACTGGAAAAGATCGTCACGGTCGTCCGCGTCGAAGACATCAGTTCCCGCAACTACGTGGAGCGGGACCTGATGCTCATCAAGGTGGCGGCCACTGCCGGCCCGACGCGGACCGAGGTCAAGGAACTGGCCGAGATTTTCCGCGGCCGGATCGTCGACGTCGCCGCCGACTGCGTGATCGTGGAGATTTCCGGCACCGAAAAGAAGCTCGAGGGCTTCATCGAACTCATGCGGCCGCGCGGGATCCTCGAACTGGTGCGCACGGGCCGGATCGCCATGGTTCGCGGCAGCCCGCTGACCCGCGAGGTCACCGAGGCGGCCGATGGCGGCCGGCCGGCCGACGCGGCCCCGGCCGGCGAATCGCTGGCCTGA
- the rpsB gene encoding 30S ribosomal protein S2: MSNVLAQELIEAGVHFGHRASRWNPKMRPYIHGRRNLIHIIDVRETIRGLLRARKYLKQVASTGSLVLFVGTKRQGAEAVAREAARCGMPYVSDRWLGGTLTNFRTIRNRLARLEELETLIPSEAFGKYSKKMQSSLRREHRKMLRNLGGIRTLSRLPECLVVFDPKKEKNAVNEARKMGIATVALIDTDCDPDLIDLPIPGNDDSIRSIELVAARLADAIVEGKAATAVESQAASEGAEAAEGGEAGKQRPKPRPMVAKRSVPKPKA; the protein is encoded by the coding sequence GTGTCGAATGTCCTGGCCCAAGAACTGATCGAAGCAGGCGTCCATTTCGGCCACCGGGCCAGCCGCTGGAACCCGAAGATGCGGCCCTACATCCACGGCCGCCGCAACCTGATCCACATCATCGACGTCCGCGAGACGATCCGCGGCCTGCTCCGGGCCCGCAAGTATCTCAAACAGGTCGCCTCCACCGGCAGCCTCGTGCTCTTCGTGGGCACGAAGCGGCAGGGCGCCGAGGCGGTGGCCCGCGAGGCGGCCCGCTGTGGCATGCCCTATGTCAGCGACCGTTGGCTCGGCGGCACGCTCACCAACTTCCGCACGATCCGCAACCGGCTGGCCCGGCTCGAGGAGCTGGAGACGCTGATTCCGTCGGAGGCGTTCGGCAAATACTCCAAGAAGATGCAGTCGTCGCTGCGACGGGAGCATCGGAAGATGCTCCGCAACCTCGGCGGCATCCGCACGCTCTCGCGGCTCCCCGAGTGCCTGGTGGTGTTCGATCCCAAGAAGGAGAAGAACGCCGTCAACGAGGCGCGGAAGATGGGGATCGCGACGGTCGCCCTGATCGACACCGACTGCGACCCCGACCTGATCGACCTGCCGATCCCCGGCAACGACGACTCGATCCGTTCGATCGAGCTCGTGGCCGCCCGGCTCGCCGACGCGATCGTCGAAGGGAAGGCAGCCACGGCCGTCGAGTCCCAAGCAGCCTCCGAGGGCGCCGAGGCGGCCGAAGGGGGCGAGGCGGGCAAGCAGCGGCCGAAGCCGCGGCCGATGGTCGCCAAGCGGTCCGTTCCCAAGCCGAAGGCCTGA
- the tsf gene encoding elongation factor Ts produces the protein MAEITAGAVMALREKTGLPMMECKKALQECGGDTAQAVDWLRKQGIKTQSMRADRETSCGRLAVYTDPAKGVGAVIEIKCESPPVAGSPDFKEFATEIAKTLALGPGAATPADLLAQKSASHPGRTLNEIKDDLFNRMREVFDLSRIERIDAPCGGYAHHDGSKAALVEIAGNVSAASAGEVAKDVAMHVVALAPAAIRKEDLDPAVVDKEREILTEAARKEGKPENIIAKMIEGRLRNFFSQCVLLEQPFVKDDKQTVGQLAKSAGLEIKRVVNWKLGG, from the coding sequence ATGGCTGAGATCACCGCCGGCGCCGTGATGGCGCTCCGTGAGAAGACCGGGCTGCCGATGATGGAGTGCAAGAAGGCGCTCCAGGAGTGCGGCGGCGACACCGCCCAGGCCGTCGACTGGCTGCGGAAGCAGGGGATCAAGACGCAGTCGATGCGGGCCGACCGCGAGACCTCCTGCGGCCGCCTCGCCGTCTACACCGACCCGGCCAAGGGCGTGGGCGCCGTCATCGAGATCAAGTGCGAGAGCCCGCCGGTGGCCGGCAGCCCCGACTTCAAGGAGTTCGCCACCGAGATCGCCAAGACGCTCGCGCTCGGGCCGGGCGCCGCCACGCCGGCAGACCTCCTCGCCCAGAAGAGCGCCTCCCATCCGGGCCGGACACTCAACGAGATCAAGGACGACCTTTTCAACCGGATGCGGGAGGTCTTCGACCTGTCGCGAATCGAGCGGATCGACGCGCCGTGCGGCGGCTACGCCCACCATGACGGCTCCAAGGCGGCGCTCGTCGAGATCGCCGGCAACGTCAGCGCGGCCAGCGCCGGCGAGGTGGCCAAGGACGTGGCGATGCACGTCGTCGCCCTCGCCCCGGCGGCGATCCGCAAGGAGGACCTCGACCCGGCGGTGGTGGACAAGGAGCGCGAGATCCTCACCGAGGCCGCCCGCAAGGAAGGCAAGCCGGAGAACATCATCGCCAAGATGATCGAGGGTCGGCTGCGCAACTTCTTCAGCCAGTGCGTTCTCCTCGAGCAGCCGTTCGTCAAGGACGACAAGCAGACGGTCGGCCAGCTGGCGAAGTCCGCCGGGCTGGAGATCAAACGGGTCGTGAACTGGAAGCTCGGCGGCTGA
- the pyrH gene encoding uridylate kinase, which yields MPSAPYGRVLLKLSGESFARPGERGISMEEVVQIARQTVRAVAGGLELAIVIGGGNILRGGSFTAGNMAIQQATAHYMGMLATVINGLALQDAIESLGTQTRLMTAIRMDGVAEPYIRRRARRHLEKGRIVILAAGTGSPFVTTDTAAAQRSLELGADILMKATRVDGVYSDDPEKNPHAVLYRELTYQQVREQNLKVMDATAISQCMEHGMPILVFNYRRDGNIERAVAGERIGTLIGRRWPEDAAG from the coding sequence ATGCCCTCCGCACCCTACGGCCGCGTCCTCCTCAAGCTCTCCGGCGAGAGCTTCGCCCGCCCTGGCGAGCGCGGCATCTCCATGGAGGAGGTGGTGCAGATCGCCCGCCAGACCGTGCGGGCGGTGGCCGGCGGCCTCGAACTGGCGATCGTCATCGGCGGGGGCAACATTCTGCGCGGCGGCTCGTTCACCGCCGGCAACATGGCGATCCAGCAGGCCACTGCCCACTACATGGGGATGCTGGCGACGGTCATCAACGGCCTCGCCCTCCAGGACGCGATCGAGAGCCTCGGCACGCAGACCCGGCTGATGACGGCGATCCGCATGGACGGCGTCGCCGAGCCCTACATCCGGCGCCGGGCCCGGCGCCACCTGGAGAAGGGGCGGATCGTGATCCTCGCCGCCGGCACCGGCAGCCCGTTCGTGACCACCGACACCGCGGCCGCGCAGCGGTCGCTGGAGCTCGGCGCCGACATCCTCATGAAGGCCACGCGGGTGGACGGCGTCTACTCCGACGATCCCGAAAAGAACCCGCACGCCGTGCTCTATCGGGAGCTCACCTACCAGCAGGTCCGCGAGCAGAACCTGAAGGTCATGGACGCCACGGCGATCTCGCAGTGCATGGAGCATGGCATGCCGATCCTCGTGTTCAACTACCGGCGCGACGGCAACATCGAGCGGGCCGTGGCCGGCGAGCGGATCGGCACGCTCATCGGCCGGCGCTGGCCGGAGGACGCCGCCGGCTGA
- the frr gene encoding ribosome-recycling factor has translation MPVDDILLDAEERMEKAVEVLRHALGGIRTGRANPGLVDSLRVEVYGSPTPLKALASVGAPEPNQIVVRPFDPGTIKDIEKAIQAADLGFNPQSDGRVIRITVPALSTDVRRKMTARIKDLSEEARVAIRNVRRDANKAADGEQTGGDLTEDDCERCKEEVQELTKQFETKVGDLARTKESEVMEQ, from the coding sequence ATGCCGGTGGACGACATCCTGCTCGACGCCGAGGAACGGATGGAGAAGGCCGTCGAGGTGCTGCGGCACGCGCTGGGCGGCATCCGCACCGGCCGGGCCAACCCCGGCCTCGTCGATTCTCTGCGCGTCGAGGTCTACGGCTCCCCCACGCCGCTCAAGGCGCTGGCCAGCGTCGGCGCCCCGGAGCCGAACCAAATCGTCGTCCGCCCCTTCGACCCCGGCACGATCAAGGACATCGAGAAGGCGATCCAGGCGGCCGATCTGGGCTTCAACCCGCAGAGCGACGGCCGCGTGATCCGGATCACCGTGCCGGCCCTGTCGACCGACGTGCGCCGGAAGATGACGGCCCGCATCAAGGACCTCTCCGAGGAGGCCCGCGTCGCCATCCGCAACGTGCGGCGCGACGCCAACAAGGCCGCCGACGGCGAGCAGACCGGGGGCGACCTCACCGAGGACGACTGCGAGCGCTGCAAGGAGGAGGTGCAGGAGCTCACCAAGCAGTTCGAGACGAAGGTCGGCGACCTGGCGCGGACGAAGGAATCCGAGGTCATGGAGCAGTGA
- the natA gene encoding sodium ABC transporter ATP-binding protein, producing the protein MIEVVDLVKHYRAADGSVVRAVDGVSFAVAAGEMVGLLGANGAGKTTTMRILATLLRPTSGTARIAGHDVRTDPIGVRRALGYVSATTGVADRLTPREMLVSCGQLHGVTATDLPGRVEKLLDVLGLQACADRPCGRLSTGQRQRVSLGRALVHDPPALVLDEPTNALDVVGSRALLDLLDGLRDQGRAILVSTHRLHETERRCDRFVIVHDGRVVVAGTRAELADGRPGGLEEAFFAALGPAATGAGGT; encoded by the coding sequence ATGATCGAAGTCGTCGATCTCGTGAAGCACTACCGGGCCGCCGACGGCAGCGTCGTGCGGGCCGTGGACGGCGTCTCGTTCGCCGTCGCGGCGGGGGAGATGGTCGGGCTGCTGGGGGCCAACGGCGCCGGCAAGACGACCACGATGCGCATCCTGGCGACACTCCTCAGGCCCACGTCGGGCACGGCCCGCATCGCCGGCCACGACGTGCGGACAGACCCCATCGGCGTGCGCCGCGCCCTCGGCTACGTCTCGGCCACGACCGGCGTCGCCGACCGGCTCACGCCCCGGGAGATGCTCGTCTCCTGCGGCCAGCTCCACGGCGTCACCGCGACGGACCTCCCCGGCCGCGTCGAGAAGCTCCTCGACGTGCTCGGGCTCCAGGCGTGTGCCGACCGTCCCTGCGGCCGGCTCTCCACCGGACAGCGGCAGCGGGTGTCGCTGGGCCGGGCGCTGGTCCACGATCCTCCCGCGCTCGTCCTCGACGAGCCGACCAACGCCCTCGACGTCGTCGGCTCCCGGGCCCTGCTCGACCTGCTCGACGGGCTCCGCGACCAGGGGCGGGCGATCCTCGTCTCCACCCACCGGCTCCACGAAACCGAGCGCCGCTGTGACCGGTTCGTGATCGTGCACGACGGCCGAGTCGTCGTCGCGGGGACGCGGGCGGAGCTCGCCGACGGCCGGCCGGGCGGCCTCGAGGAGGCATTCTTCGCGGCCCTCGGACCGGCCGCAACGGGCGCTGGTGGGACATGA